The Caproicibacterium lactatifermentans genome contains a region encoding:
- a CDS encoding cell division protein SepF, protein MPGLMQKFKDLWNPPEEEYDDYDYEEEQQEEPAPRPHQAPRAEQQSSPSVSRRERTQTAYARSNSDGKVVNINNSRQLQVVIFKPQHFGEETCAVADELIHTNTVVLNLEETQKDIARRIIDFLSGVAYANGGKIKRVATNTFIITPYNVDLMGEDNVEDSDNGDNATYY, encoded by the coding sequence ATGCCAGGACTGATGCAGAAATTTAAGGACCTTTGGAATCCGCCCGAAGAAGAATATGATGATTACGATTACGAGGAAGAGCAGCAGGAAGAGCCTGCTCCACGCCCACATCAGGCACCGCGTGCGGAGCAGCAGTCTTCTCCTTCTGTTTCCCGGCGTGAACGTACACAAACAGCGTATGCCCGTTCCAATTCTGACGGAAAAGTGGTCAATATCAACAATTCTCGTCAGCTGCAGGTCGTCATCTTCAAGCCACAGCATTTTGGGGAAGAAACCTGTGCTGTTGCGGACGAACTGATTCATACCAATACTGTCGTTCTGAACCTTGAAGAAACGCAGAAGGATATTGCCCGCCGCATTATCGATTTTCTCAGCGGCGTTGCCTATGCCAACGGCGGAAAAATTAAGCGCGTTGCAACCAACACGTTCATCATCACTCCTTACAATGTTGACCTGATGGGTGAGGACAACGTAGAAGATTCCGACAACGGTGACAATGCTACATACTATTGA
- a CDS encoding recombinase family protein: MAERVYCLYRVSTAKQVDHDEQNQADIPMQRKACHEFADRMGWTIVHEEQEDGVSGYKVSAAQRDKIQLIREHAEQGKFDILLVFMFDRLGRKADETPFVVEWFVKKGVRVWSVNEGEQRFESHTDRLTNYIRFWQADGESQKTSIRTRTALGQMVQEGRFRGGTAPYGYCLEKSGIINKRKHEVYKLVIDEEEAEVVRMMFNLCVSAGYGRWRLAMFLNDKGIKTRKGTNWHDASVGAILHNVIYKGVLRSGTTFSEPFEKLQIVDPSTFDLAQRLMTERVNEKKNERTVPLNTAGQSLLSGNVFCGHCGGRLVLTTNGKVVRLANGEKKGVKRIRYICYNKTRRRLDCDGQTGYTMHILDDAVVQILHQIFDRMNSASDIMILGSTEDRRMAELRAEVKRAKAENSKATTEYESMKAEMVKVVLGTSDMPKDVLSEVVNECRDKVIATSERLTSLTAELERGNARVTEMKSELSRIRTWSEIFDGSDMEVKKMIANYIIKRVNVFKGYKLDIELNLNVQQFLNGLDSISGDEEPHPAVAS; the protein is encoded by the coding sequence GGACCATTGTTCATGAAGAACAGGAAGACGGTGTTTCCGGCTATAAAGTCAGTGCCGCTCAGCGTGACAAAATCCAGCTCATAAGAGAACATGCAGAGCAAGGCAAATTTGATATCCTTCTGGTTTTTATGTTCGACAGGCTCGGCAGGAAAGCCGATGAAACTCCCTTTGTAGTGGAATGGTTTGTAAAAAAGGGTGTCAGAGTATGGAGCGTCAATGAAGGAGAGCAGCGGTTTGAGTCCCACACCGACCGCTTGACAAACTATATCCGCTTTTGGCAGGCTGACGGCGAAAGTCAGAAAACCTCCATCAGAACCAGAACTGCTCTTGGACAGATGGTTCAGGAGGGACGCTTCCGCGGCGGCACTGCTCCATATGGTTATTGTCTCGAGAAAAGCGGCATCATCAACAAGCGCAAGCATGAAGTCTACAAATTGGTCATTGACGAGGAAGAAGCCGAAGTAGTACGCATGATGTTTAATTTATGCGTATCGGCAGGTTACGGACGCTGGCGGCTTGCCATGTTCCTGAACGATAAGGGAATCAAGACTCGCAAGGGAACCAATTGGCATGACGCATCGGTAGGCGCGATTCTGCACAACGTGATATACAAGGGCGTCCTCCGGAGCGGCACCACTTTCTCAGAGCCGTTCGAGAAACTTCAAATCGTTGATCCCTCTACTTTTGATTTAGCGCAAAGGCTTATGACTGAGCGGGTAAATGAGAAGAAAAACGAAAGAACGGTTCCGCTAAACACCGCAGGTCAATCGCTTCTGTCCGGAAATGTATTCTGTGGACATTGCGGCGGGCGCCTGGTCCTAACCACCAACGGCAAAGTAGTCAGGCTTGCAAACGGTGAAAAAAAGGGTGTCAAGCGCATTCGTTATATCTGCTATAACAAAACGAGGCGCCGTCTTGACTGCGATGGACAAACAGGCTATACTATGCACATCCTTGACGATGCGGTGGTTCAGATCCTGCATCAGATTTTTGACCGCATGAATTCGGCTTCCGACATCATGATTCTTGGAAGCACGGAGGATCGCCGGATGGCGGAATTACGAGCCGAGGTTAAACGGGCTAAGGCCGAGAACAGCAAGGCTACCACCGAGTACGAATCCATGAAAGCTGAAATGGTAAAGGTTGTTCTTGGCACGAGCGATATGCCCAAAGATGTATTGTCAGAGGTTGTAAATGAGTGCCGCGATAAGGTGATTGCCACCAGTGAACGGTTGACTTCATTAACAGCTGAGTTGGAACGCGGCAATGCAAGGGTAACTGAAATGAAATCTGAGCTTTCCCGCATCCGCACATGGTCGGAAATTTTCGATGGCAGCGATATGGAAGTCAAGAAGATGATCGCGAACTACATCATCAAGAGAGTCAACGTATTCAAAGGCTATAAACTGGACATCGAGCTGAACCTGAATGTGCAGCAATTTCTGAATGGTCTTGACAGCATCAGCGGCGATGAAGAACCGCACCCTGCGGTGGCGTCGTAA
- the lspA gene encoding signal peptidase II, with protein MPFIALLLAAAAVAVDQILKLLVVRNLMPVGIITLIPHFLSLQYLENRGAAFGILQNRQWAIALITGIICVFIVVAMFRYQERTKLFMTVCTLILGGGVGNILDRLLRGYVVDYIHFHFFPFIFNFADICVVVGVALLIISLFLPSHEPKTEENHA; from the coding sequence ATGCCATTTATCGCTTTACTGCTTGCAGCGGCAGCGGTCGCGGTTGACCAAATTTTAAAGCTGCTGGTTGTCCGCAATCTGATGCCTGTCGGCATCATCACTTTGATACCGCATTTCCTTTCTCTGCAGTATCTTGAAAACCGAGGTGCGGCTTTCGGTATTCTGCAGAACCGGCAATGGGCGATTGCACTTATTACAGGCATTATTTGCGTTTTTATTGTCGTAGCTATGTTCCGCTATCAGGAGCGTACCAAATTATTTATGACGGTCTGCACGCTGATTCTGGGCGGCGGCGTCGGCAACATTTTGGACCGTCTGTTGCGGGGATATGTGGTGGACTACATTCATTTCCACTTTTTCCCGTTTATTTTCAACTTTGCGGATATCTGTGTCGTGGTTGGGGTAGCTCTGCTGATTATCAGTTTGTTCCTGCCAAGTCACGAGCCAAAGACCGAGGAAAATCATGCCTGA
- a CDS encoding HlyD family efflux transporter periplasmic adaptor subunit produces MNKLLVKRILSLAAAAVILLFVGYQIFQASFSHQKTETALYKTVADSITVSGYAIRQESLVTSHTSGVLQYDIPDGGKVDKGGTVARAYSSVADAGVLQKKERMTNEMTALQSLASQGSYVGANADNVDSLLSDQLLRVIKDANDGDADITDSRQQLLNLMNEKQLSSGQITNFSARISALQKQIAALPASSSGTSLGKVTANASGYFSSKTDGYESVFPYQNAKELLPENLSDSVKPKAVPKDVVGKVCSQFNWYFACVVSASNASKFQPDTSVTITFPFASSSEVNATVLRVNQKTKASPAAVILQCNTMNSALANIRHETAKITVHTYKGIQINQKAVHFEKQQQTVQENGKTVTKEKTVEGVYVLYGIKMKFKQITPLYSDGTYIYCYCDPNPDPSKSSTKEQIQLYDEVIIEGKDLRDNKIIE; encoded by the coding sequence ATGAACAAGCTACTGGTTAAACGAATTTTGTCGCTGGCTGCGGCGGCTGTTATCCTTCTGTTTGTCGGGTATCAGATTTTTCAGGCAAGTTTTTCACATCAGAAAACAGAAACGGCTTTGTATAAAACCGTGGCGGATTCTATTACCGTCAGCGGATATGCGATTCGGCAGGAGTCGCTGGTCACCAGTCACACCAGTGGTGTTTTGCAGTACGATATTCCGGACGGTGGAAAGGTGGACAAAGGCGGTACAGTAGCCCGTGCCTACAGCAGTGTTGCAGATGCCGGGGTCCTGCAGAAAAAGGAAAGAATGACCAATGAAATGACAGCACTGCAGTCGCTGGCCAGCCAGGGCTCTTATGTAGGAGCGAACGCGGACAATGTGGATTCTTTACTGAGTGACCAGCTGCTGCGGGTTATCAAAGATGCCAACGACGGCGACGCGGATATTACAGATTCCCGTCAGCAACTTTTAAACTTAATGAATGAAAAGCAGCTTTCCAGCGGCCAAATCACCAACTTCTCTGCCCGTATCAGTGCACTGCAAAAGCAGATTGCCGCGCTTCCTGCCAGCAGCAGCGGTACATCACTTGGAAAAGTAACGGCCAATGCTTCCGGCTATTTTTCCAGCAAAACGGACGGATACGAATCGGTGTTCCCTTACCAGAATGCAAAGGAACTGCTTCCAGAAAATCTTTCGGATTCCGTGAAGCCAAAAGCTGTTCCCAAAGATGTTGTTGGAAAAGTCTGTTCTCAGTTTAACTGGTACTTTGCCTGTGTTGTCAGCGCATCCAATGCCTCTAAATTTCAGCCGGATACTTCTGTTACCATTACATTTCCCTTTGCCAGTTCCTCGGAAGTAAATGCGACGGTCCTGCGTGTGAACCAAAAAACGAAGGCTTCACCGGCAGCCGTTATTTTACAATGTAACACCATGAACAGCGCCCTTGCCAATATTCGACATGAAACTGCGAAGATTACAGTTCATACTTACAAAGGCATTCAAATCAACCAAAAAGCGGTTCATTTTGAAAAGCAGCAGCAGACGGTGCAGGAAAACGGAAAGACCGTTACCAAGGAAAAAACGGTAGAAGGGGTATACGTTTTATATGGCATCAAGATGAAATTCAAGCAGATTACGCCGCTGTACAGCGACGGTACCTATATTTATTGTTACTGTGACCCCAATCCGGATCCAAGCAAAAGTTCCACAAAGGAACAAATTCAGCTGTATGATGAAGTCATAATTGAAGGGAAGGATTTACGTGACAACAAAATCATTGAGTGA
- a CDS encoding DivIVA domain-containing protein, translating to MLSLNDIKNKRFQKASLRGGYMREEVDDFLDEVESSYTALIQKTAQQHDELEHKKNEMRQMQEKMKSMQEQIQKYCAEEDEIKEALLSAQKMRDAALREARQQADSIVADANRKAKGIVTEASQEIEGEQEKLQAMKQAVSDFRSQLLRVYKQHLTLINALPHMEKKQPQPAPAPAVQPQPEKEPSYPQEAAAPAAKQEAPAAAEAEPEEEPCYPQEAAAPAAKKGPVPVTFADELDEPDYLTAKPFAPVKNENKADKSVSSFADDYDLDDEDASEIFSKKH from the coding sequence ATGCTGTCTTTAAATGATATTAAAAATAAAAGATTCCAAAAAGCCAGTCTGCGCGGGGGCTATATGCGCGAGGAAGTAGATGACTTTCTGGACGAAGTGGAGTCTTCCTATACTGCATTGATTCAAAAGACCGCTCAGCAGCACGATGAGTTGGAGCACAAAAAAAATGAAATGCGCCAAATGCAGGAAAAAATGAAATCAATGCAGGAGCAGATTCAAAAATATTGTGCTGAGGAAGATGAAATTAAGGAAGCGCTGCTCAGTGCACAGAAAATGCGGGATGCAGCTTTGCGAGAAGCGCGCCAGCAGGCTGACAGCATTGTTGCGGATGCCAACCGCAAAGCAAAAGGCATTGTAACTGAAGCTTCCCAGGAAATTGAAGGTGAACAGGAAAAGCTGCAGGCGATGAAGCAGGCTGTATCTGATTTCCGTTCGCAGCTTCTGCGTGTTTATAAGCAGCATCTGACGCTCATCAATGCATTGCCGCATATGGAAAAGAAGCAGCCGCAGCCTGCACCAGCTCCTGCGGTACAGCCACAGCCGGAAAAGGAGCCCTCGTACCCACAGGAAGCTGCAGCACCTGCGGCGAAACAAGAAGCACCTGCTGCGGCGGAAGCAGAGCCGGAAGAGGAGCCTTGTTACCCGCAGGAAGCCGCGGCGCCTGCGGCAAAGAAAGGCCCTGTGCCGGTCACTTTTGCCGATGAGTTGGACGAACCGGACTATTTAACAGCAAAACCGTTTGCTCCGGTAAAGAATGAAAACAAAGCGGATAAATCGGTATCTTCTTTTGCTGATGACTATGATTTAGACGATGAGGATGCTTCCGAAATTTTCAGTAAAAAGCATTGA
- a CDS encoding ComEA family DNA-binding protein, translating to MDEEKVHIRILIGIAAVLLALCIGYTVFYEPPISDPAAVIATDSAISSAASGSYSKIHLNTATAAQLKNLKGVGNALAGRIIQYRKEHGGFHSVEELKQVKGIGDKLYVQIKDQLVL from the coding sequence GTGGATGAAGAGAAAGTGCATATTCGCATTCTTATTGGTATTGCGGCGGTGCTGCTGGCTCTGTGTATAGGATATACAGTTTTTTATGAGCCGCCCATCAGTGACCCGGCGGCAGTTATTGCGACGGATTCTGCCATTTCATCTGCAGCAAGTGGAAGTTACAGCAAAATCCACCTTAATACCGCAACAGCGGCGCAGCTGAAAAATTTGAAAGGCGTTGGTAACGCACTTGCCGGCCGGATTATTCAATATCGGAAGGAACATGGTGGATTCCATTCTGTGGAAGAGCTGAAACAAGTCAAAGGCATTGGTGATAAGCTGTATGTACAGATAAAAGACCAGCTGGTACTGTAA
- a CDS encoding RluA family pseudouridine synthase, translating to MPEYYHFTVKEEEAGLRLDKYLSQQGIGVTRSLAEKYIGQGCVTSNGKTLSKSFRVAAGEEVQAVIPDPQVLDVKPEAIPLHIVYEDNDLLVVNKPKGMVVHPAPGHYTGTLVNALLAYCGDTLSGINGVIRPGIVHRIDKDTSGLLIVAKNDEAHKGLAEQIKVHSFTRIYEAVVHGVLNQDSDTVDAPIGRSPADRKKMAVVPDGRQAVTHYRVLARYRGFTHVRLKLETGRTHQIRVHMAYIGHPVAGDPVYGPKKAVAGLQGQCLHARVIGFVHPRTGKYMEFTSPLPTYFTDFLKRLRP from the coding sequence ATGCCTGAATATTATCATTTTACAGTAAAAGAAGAAGAAGCTGGCCTGCGGTTGGATAAATATCTCAGCCAGCAGGGAATAGGAGTGACTCGCTCCCTTGCAGAAAAGTATATTGGGCAGGGTTGTGTGACCAGTAACGGAAAAACACTCAGCAAGAGTTTCCGTGTCGCTGCCGGGGAGGAAGTGCAGGCGGTTATTCCGGACCCGCAGGTGCTGGACGTAAAGCCGGAAGCAATTCCACTGCATATTGTGTACGAGGATAATGACCTGCTGGTAGTCAATAAGCCGAAAGGTATGGTGGTGCATCCGGCGCCGGGCCATTATACAGGAACTTTGGTCAATGCACTGCTGGCATACTGTGGGGACACTTTATCCGGTATCAACGGTGTCATTCGCCCTGGAATTGTCCACCGTATCGACAAAGATACCAGTGGCCTGCTGATTGTCGCCAAGAATGATGAGGCACACAAGGGACTGGCAGAACAAATTAAGGTGCACAGCTTTACACGCATTTATGAAGCCGTTGTTCATGGTGTACTTAATCAGGACAGCGATACAGTGGATGCACCCATTGGCCGCAGCCCGGCAGACCGCAAGAAAATGGCCGTTGTACCAGACGGCCGTCAGGCGGTAACGCATTATCGGGTACTAGCGCGGTACCGCGGCTTTACCCATGTTCGTTTAAAGCTGGAAACTGGCCGTACACACCAAATTCGTGTACACATGGCATACATTGGTCATCCCGTCGCTGGGGACCCGGTGTATGGGCCTAAAAAAGCAGTTGCGGGACTACAAGGCCAGTGCCTGCATGCCAGAGTCATTGGATTTGTACATCCCCGTACAGGAAAGTATATGGAGTTTACCAGCCCGCTGCCGACTTACTTTACGGATTTTCTAAAAAGACTGCGTCCGTAA
- a CDS encoding YggS family pyridoxal phosphate-dependent enzyme has protein sequence MTTKSLSEEDLQRRFRDVEENLKVVEERIAAAAEHAGRKREDITLLAATKTVPVEIINHGIEAGIRCIGENRVQELMDKYEGYRKDLADVQFIGHLQTNKVKYLIGKVSLIQSIDSRKLAAEVSRLSQRAGITTNILLEVNIGREENKSGVLPENLEQLLGEVSQMPNIQVRGLMAIPPAGAEKEETFAYFTQMYQYFIDIGSKKLDNVSMQRLSMGMSADYELAIAAGANMVRVGSALFGPRDYSKK, from the coding sequence GTGACAACAAAATCATTGAGTGAAGAAGATTTACAGCGTCGGTTCCGTGATGTAGAAGAAAACCTCAAAGTGGTGGAAGAGCGCATTGCTGCTGCGGCGGAACACGCTGGGCGCAAACGTGAGGACATTACTTTGCTGGCGGCCACAAAAACCGTGCCTGTGGAAATCATTAACCACGGGATTGAGGCGGGCATCCGCTGCATTGGTGAAAACCGCGTGCAGGAACTAATGGACAAATATGAAGGATACCGCAAGGACCTTGCAGACGTTCAGTTTATTGGCCATTTGCAGACAAACAAAGTGAAATATCTGATTGGTAAAGTCAGTTTGATACAAAGCATTGACAGCCGTAAATTGGCCGCGGAGGTTTCCCGCCTGTCCCAGCGTGCTGGCATTACGACCAATATTCTGCTGGAGGTAAACATCGGCAGGGAAGAAAACAAGTCCGGTGTCCTGCCGGAGAATTTGGAACAGCTGTTGGGTGAAGTATCACAAATGCCGAACATTCAGGTGCGCGGTTTAATGGCAATTCCGCCGGCAGGGGCTGAAAAGGAAGAAACTTTTGCGTATTTTACCCAAATGTATCAATATTTTATTGACATAGGCTCGAAAAAATTAGATAATGTCAGTATGCAACGTTTATCAATGGGAATGTCCGCCGATTATGAGCTGGCGATTGCAGCAGGTGCCAATATGGTGCGTGTCGGTTCCGCTCTGTTTGGACCCAGGGATTACTCCAAAAAATAA
- the ileS gene encoding isoleucine--tRNA ligase, with protein MDYKSTLNLPKTDFPMQAHLPKREPETLAAWEKEDLYGQVMKKNEGKPVFVLHDGPPYANGDIHLGTALNKALKDIIVRSKNMSGYQAPYVPGWDTHGLPTELKARKKAGVKNSDTISDVELRKICRDFALSYIDDQRNEFKRLGGLGDWDHPYVTLTHDYEAKQIEIFSNMCEKGLIYKGLKPVYWCSDCKTALAEAEIEYQEDPCDSIYVKFHVTDDKGMFTAKGADLAHTYFVIWTTTTWTIPANEAICLGPEFDYSLIHCGDEYYVMASTLYEQVMKEAGKTDYSVIATFKGKDCEYMKAQHPFLDRESLVIIGDHVTLDSGTGCVHTAPGHGVDDYNVCHDHYPQLPILVPVDANGRMTEEAGERFAGLTTQQANKAIADYLVEIGAMFARKKIIHQYPHCWRCKKPILFRATEQWFCSVDAIKEQAVKEINQVKWIPAWGRDRITSMVRERNDWCISRQRRWGVPIPIFYCKDCGEPLMSKEAMANVSALFAKEGSDSWYTTDPKDILPAGTKCKKCGCTEFTKEHDIMDVWFDSGVSHAAVADKRPELHWPADLYLEGADQYRGWFQSSLLTSTAWRGQAPYKAVCTHGWVVDGEGRKMSKSMGNGIRPQEIIDKYGADILRLWVASSDYHADIRISKAILKQLSDAYRKIRNTARFMLGNLHDFDPDKDAVSQDKSEEIDRWALHCFDNLIDNVREGYDSLEFHNAYHAIHNFCVVDMSNFYLDVAKDRLYTEKTDSQTRRAAQTVMYTILSGLTRLVSPILAYTSEEIWKAMRHSSKEDTASVMLNEFPDKTGVQTDEAFLARWDRIHAVRDDVKKALEQARKQKTIGSSLDAKVQLFCTGGLYDFLKSVQQELVSVLIVSAVEVTNGDTGTFTDVALPDFSVTVTHAEGEKCARCWMYSDTVGKDPAHPDICERCAHVLA; from the coding sequence ATGGATTACAAAAGCACTCTGAACTTGCCAAAAACGGACTTTCCCATGCAGGCACACCTGCCTAAGCGGGAACCGGAAACGCTGGCGGCGTGGGAAAAAGAGGACCTGTATGGGCAGGTCATGAAAAAGAACGAAGGGAAACCGGTCTTTGTCCTGCATGATGGCCCTCCGTATGCCAACGGTGACATTCATCTTGGCACAGCGCTTAACAAGGCCCTGAAGGACATTATTGTTCGGTCGAAGAATATGTCCGGTTATCAGGCACCTTATGTACCTGGCTGGGATACACATGGACTGCCTACGGAACTGAAAGCCCGCAAAAAAGCCGGCGTAAAAAACAGCGATACCATTTCTGACGTTGAGCTGCGCAAAATTTGCCGTGACTTTGCCCTGTCCTACATTGACGACCAGCGCAATGAATTCAAGCGTCTTGGCGGTCTGGGCGATTGGGATCACCCTTATGTTACGTTGACACATGACTATGAAGCCAAACAGATTGAAATATTCTCCAATATGTGCGAAAAGGGCCTGATTTATAAGGGCTTGAAGCCAGTGTACTGGTGCTCTGACTGCAAAACCGCTTTAGCAGAAGCGGAAATTGAGTATCAGGAAGACCCCTGTGATTCCATCTATGTAAAATTCCATGTAACAGACGATAAGGGAATGTTTACGGCAAAAGGGGCAGACCTTGCGCATACCTACTTTGTCATTTGGACTACCACAACATGGACCATTCCTGCCAATGAGGCGATCTGCCTTGGTCCGGAGTTCGATTATTCCCTGATTCACTGCGGCGATGAGTACTACGTTATGGCCAGCACCCTGTATGAGCAGGTTATGAAGGAAGCGGGCAAGACAGATTACTCGGTCATTGCTACCTTTAAGGGCAAGGACTGCGAGTACATGAAAGCACAGCACCCGTTCCTTGACCGTGAATCTCTGGTCATTATCGGCGACCATGTTACACTGGACAGCGGCACCGGCTGCGTTCATACTGCGCCGGGCCACGGCGTTGACGACTATAATGTCTGTCACGACCATTACCCGCAGCTGCCGATTCTAGTTCCGGTCGATGCGAACGGCCGTATGACTGAGGAAGCCGGCGAGCGCTTTGCCGGTTTGACAACACAGCAGGCAAATAAGGCAATCGCTGATTATTTGGTGGAAATCGGCGCTATGTTTGCGCGGAAGAAAATTATCCATCAGTATCCGCACTGCTGGCGCTGCAAGAAGCCGATTCTGTTCCGCGCAACGGAGCAGTGGTTCTGCTCCGTCGATGCCATTAAGGAGCAGGCTGTCAAGGAAATCAATCAGGTAAAATGGATTCCCGCATGGGGCCGTGATCGCATCACTTCCATGGTCCGCGAACGCAACGACTGGTGCATTTCCCGTCAGCGCCGCTGGGGTGTTCCGATTCCGATTTTCTACTGCAAAGACTGCGGTGAACCGCTGATGAGCAAGGAAGCCATGGCAAATGTTTCTGCCCTGTTTGCAAAAGAGGGCAGTGACTCGTGGTATACAACTGACCCGAAAGACATTCTTCCGGCGGGCACAAAGTGTAAAAAGTGCGGCTGCACAGAGTTTACCAAAGAGCACGACATTATGGATGTATGGTTTGACTCTGGCGTTTCTCACGCGGCAGTGGCGGATAAGCGTCCAGAACTGCATTGGCCGGCAGACCTGTATTTGGAAGGTGCTGACCAGTACCGTGGATGGTTCCAGTCCAGCCTGCTGACCAGTACCGCATGGCGCGGTCAGGCACCGTATAAAGCCGTTTGCACACATGGCTGGGTGGTTGATGGCGAAGGCCGCAAAATGAGCAAATCCATGGGTAATGGCATTCGTCCTCAGGAAATTATCGACAAATACGGCGCCGACATTCTGCGCCTATGGGTTGCGTCCTCCGATTATCATGCAGATATTCGTATTTCCAAAGCAATCCTAAAGCAGCTGTCTGATGCCTACCGCAAGATTCGCAACACGGCACGCTTTATGTTGGGAAACCTGCATGACTTTGACCCGGATAAAGATGCCGTGTCACAGGATAAATCGGAAGAGATTGACCGCTGGGCACTGCACTGCTTTGACAACCTGATTGATAATGTACGTGAAGGATACGATTCCCTGGAGTTCCACAACGCCTACCATGCAATCCACAACTTCTGTGTTGTCGATATGAGTAACTTCTATTTGGATGTTGCCAAGGACCGTCTGTATACAGAAAAAACAGACAGCCAGACACGCCGTGCGGCACAGACAGTAATGTATACCATTCTCAGTGGCTTAACACGTTTGGTCTCACCAATTCTTGCTTATACCAGTGAGGAAATCTGGAAGGCTATGCGTCACAGCAGCAAAGAAGACACTGCTTCGGTTATGCTGAATGAATTCCCGGATAAGACGGGCGTTCAGACAGATGAGGCTTTCCTGGCACGCTGGGACCGTATCCATGCAGTTCGGGACGACGTGAAGAAGGCATTGGAGCAGGCTCGGAAACAGAAGACCATTGGTTCTTCTCTGGACGCGAAAGTACAGCTGTTCTGCACCGGTGGCCTGTACGACTTCCTGAAGAGCGTACAGCAGGAACTGGTCAGTGTGCTGATTGTTTCAGCAGTAGAGGTTACAAACGGTGACACAGGCACCTTTACAGATGTTGCTTTGCCGGACTTTTCGGTTACCGTCACCCATGCAGAGGGCGAAAAATGTGCCCGCTGCTGGATGTACAGTGATACAGTCGGCAAGGACCCCGCACATCCAGACATTTGTGAGCGCTGCGCACACGTACTTGCATAA
- a CDS encoding RNA-binding protein, whose product MRTDSQDAVLQAKVKDAIYSAQSGRDAHFIGFLDERQAVLVRQTAKQARFTRYLLWGGYTQAERVCFGAFPAWEEPNTVSFPIHAVTAAFRPCDQLSHRDFLGALTGAGVSREVLGDVLLQEGRCVFFCRSEIMDFLLTQMTKVGRVGVHLSPDAQEPLPPAHRYRPFSTVISSPRLDCVAAACTGLSRAKAQELLKKECVQVNHLLATDADVSVKEGDLLSIRGRGRYRIDTFSQPTHKGRLRLQGRKFI is encoded by the coding sequence ATGCGTACAGATAGTCAGGATGCTGTACTGCAGGCCAAAGTGAAAGATGCTATCTATTCTGCCCAAAGCGGACGCGACGCACATTTTATCGGTTTTCTAGATGAGCGTCAGGCTGTACTGGTACGGCAGACAGCGAAACAGGCACGCTTTACACGTTATCTGCTTTGGGGCGGATATACGCAGGCAGAGCGCGTCTGTTTTGGTGCGTTTCCAGCATGGGAAGAACCTAACACTGTGTCATTTCCAATACACGCGGTAACAGCTGCGTTTCGTCCCTGCGACCAGCTGTCACATCGGGACTTTCTGGGTGCTCTGACGGGTGCTGGTGTCAGCCGTGAGGTGTTGGGGGATGTTTTACTGCAGGAGGGACGTTGCGTCTTTTTCTGCCGCAGTGAAATAATGGATTTTCTTTTAACACAAATGACAAAGGTCGGCAGAGTGGGTGTTCATCTTTCTCCGGATGCGCAGGAACCTCTGCCGCCTGCGCATCGGTATCGTCCTTTTTCAACAGTCATTTCTTCACCTAGGCTTGACTGTGTTGCGGCTGCCTGTACGGGGCTTAGCCGAGCAAAGGCACAGGAACTGCTGAAAAAAGAATGCGTACAGGTCAACCATCTGTTGGCAACTGACGCAGATGTTTCTGTAAAAGAGGGCGATTTGCTCTCTATCCGTGGCCGCGGCAGATATCGTATTGACACTTTTTCACAGCCAACCCACAAGGGCCGGTTGCGGCTGCAGGGCAGAAAATTTATTTGA